The proteins below come from a single Nostoc sp. KVJ3 genomic window:
- a CDS encoding ATP-binding protein, translating into MNNITPNTINIPRYPPEFQQIISAKNHNFVGREFVFSAINNFLNQSDRGYFTIIGDPGIGKSAILAHYVSQNPGIVYCNVEITGKNRAEEFLTTICTQLIEIAQHQCSKNFTPNSLEFTTENSGFLSLLLQQISDRLHPEQRLIITIDGCDRIDINNQPRGSNILYLPRYLPEKVYFILTRRPFLANQSGLLIETPSQSLDLSNYPEQNRADIQEYIKTYLNESSHSVDASAASRRVHSVSEDQGFDDDETNFMYVKEILATIKEDIYPQNLQLYYQNHWEKMNLATSKQQAMALQVLNILVQEESISIEAIAETLDTDEYEIKVILDKWREFLHLESIVPEIHYSVYHTNFRDWLRQQIQSKV; encoded by the coding sequence ATGAATAACATTACTCCAAATACAATCAATATCCCCAGATATCCCCCAGAATTTCAGCAAATCATTTCTGCAAAAAATCACAACTTTGTCGGTCGTGAATTTGTTTTTTCTGCTATTAATAACTTCCTTAATCAATCTGACCGGGGCTACTTTACTATTATCGGCGATCCGGGGATTGGTAAAAGTGCAATTCTTGCCCATTATGTCAGCCAAAATCCCGGAATAGTCTATTGCAATGTCGAAATTACAGGTAAAAATCGCGCTGAGGAATTTCTGACGACGATTTGCACTCAATTAATAGAAATTGCCCAACATCAATGTAGTAAAAATTTTACACCTAACTCTCTTGAATTTACCACAGAAAACAGTGGTTTTTTATCATTGTTACTACAACAAATCAGCGATAGATTGCATCCAGAACAACGTTTAATTATTACTATAGATGGTTGCGATAGAATTGATATCAACAATCAACCACGCGGCTCAAATATTTTATATTTACCCCGCTATCTCCCAGAAAAAGTTTATTTTATCCTTACTCGTCGTCCTTTTTTAGCAAACCAATCAGGATTATTAATTGAAACTCCATCCCAATCTTTAGATTTATCAAATTACCCTGAACAAAACCGCGCTGATATCCAAGAATATATTAAAACTTATTTAAATGAATCATCTCATTCTGTAGACGCTTCTGCGGCTTCCCGCAGGGTGCATAGCGTTAGCGAAGATCAGGGTTTTGATGATGATGAAACCAATTTTATGTATGTTAAGGAAATCTTAGCAACTATTAAAGAGGATATTTACCCCCAAAATTTACAACTCTATTACCAAAATCATTGGGAAAAAATGAATTTAGCAACCAGTAAACAGCAAGCAATGGCTTTACAGGTGTTAAATATTTTAGTTCAAGAGGAATCAATATCAATAGAAGCGATCGCCGAAACATTAGATACAGATGAATATGAAATCAAGGTAATTTTAGACAAGTGGCGAGAGTTTTTACATTTAGAATCAATAGTACCAGAAATCCATTATAGTGTTTATCATACTAATTTTCGTGATTGGTTGAGGCAACAAATTCAGTCTAAGGTTTGA
- a CDS encoding Tab2/Atab2 family RNA-binding protein encodes MKIWQVDFYRRPSQDTSGQILWELLICDATRSFEYEATCLQLAANSTWVAAQLEFAAGEKLPDVIQVFRPQSLSLIEAAGRNLSINVEPTRHTLALKQWLQEKQYPSTLDKPPPVPLPDNLWGEQWRFASLAANDVETRFSDRPIPILHIPEHLKPINLGLASTVPVPGVVIYGGRQSMRLARWLQQARPVALNYISGAPDGLVLEAGLVDRWIVATFEDPEVTTAAQIYQQRKKHCRGLHFLLVQPDDSGMTYSGFWLLQGED; translated from the coding sequence ATGAAAATTTGGCAAGTTGATTTTTATCGTCGTCCCTCACAAGATACATCTGGACAAATTTTATGGGAATTGTTGATTTGTGACGCAACTCGCAGCTTTGAGTATGAAGCTACCTGTCTTCAATTAGCAGCAAATTCGACTTGGGTTGCGGCTCAACTCGAATTTGCTGCTGGTGAAAAATTGCCGGATGTGATTCAGGTATTTCGTCCGCAGTCTCTAAGCTTAATTGAGGCGGCGGGACGCAATTTAAGCATTAATGTCGAACCTACTCGCCACACTTTGGCGTTGAAGCAGTGGCTACAAGAAAAGCAATATCCCTCAACACTGGATAAACCACCTCCAGTACCATTACCAGACAACCTCTGGGGAGAACAATGGCGTTTTGCTAGTCTAGCTGCAAATGATGTAGAAACCAGATTTAGCGATCGCCCCATTCCCATTTTGCACATACCAGAACATCTTAAACCCATCAATTTGGGTTTAGCGTCAACAGTGCCTGTCCCTGGTGTGGTGATTTATGGTGGAAGGCAATCAATGCGCCTAGCACGTTGGTTACAGCAAGCCCGTCCTGTGGCATTAAACTACATTTCTGGCGCACCAGACGGCTTAGTACTAGAGGCTGGCTTAGTAGATAGATGGATTGTTGCCACTTTTGAAGATCCAGAAGTTACAACAGCAGCCCAAATATATCAACAACGAAAAAAGCATTGCCGAGGATTACATTTTTTGTTAGTTCAACCAGATGATTCTGGGATGACTTATAGTGGATTTTGGTTGTTACAGGGAGAAGATTGA
- a CDS encoding YciI family protein: MTKYVLWGTYCEDVLEKRTPHRQAHLDGLAKQKESGVLITIGPTKDVTKVFGIYEAEDEATVRELIENDPYWKNGIWTEYSVKEWIQAF, encoded by the coding sequence ATGACTAAATATGTACTTTGGGGGACTTACTGTGAAGACGTTCTCGAAAAACGTACCCCCCACCGTCAAGCTCATTTAGACGGATTAGCAAAACAAAAAGAATCCGGTGTGCTGATTACCATTGGCCCCACCAAAGATGTCACAAAAGTTTTTGGGATTTACGAAGCCGAAGACGAAGCCACTGTCCGCGAATTAATTGAAAATGATCCCTACTGGAAAAATGGCATCTGGACTGAATATTCTGTCAAAGAATGGATTCAGGCTTTTTAA
- a CDS encoding DUF1823 family protein produces MSNLPPLNTETIQAILDDKIDDATVNQLLWHCLGYRYDSSTSQWDTSQVAPEWQDEYPQPPNFIESRPATVKLTRSIPAENKQMLKEKLGFKGYKIGEFVPRQTRRATAANWFLSYLQQTNGRIE; encoded by the coding sequence ATGTCTAACCTGCCACCACTCAATACAGAAACAATTCAGGCAATTCTTGACGATAAAATTGATGATGCCACAGTTAACCAGTTGCTATGGCATTGTTTAGGCTATCGCTATGACTCCTCAACTTCACAATGGGACACTAGCCAAGTTGCACCAGAATGGCAAGATGAGTACCCACAACCTCCAAATTTCATCGAATCTCGCCCTGCAACAGTCAAACTGACTCGTTCAATTCCTGCTGAAAATAAACAAATGCTCAAAGAAAAACTGGGTTTCAAAGGTTATAAAATTGGAGAATTTGTCCCTCGGCAAACCCGCAGAGCAACGGCGGCAAATTGGTTTTTAAGTTATCTACAACAAACTAACGGCAGAATTGAATAA
- the dnaN gene encoding DNA polymerase III subunit beta: protein MKLVCSQSDLSTNLSLVSRAVPSRPTHPVLANVLLQADAETNQVSLTAFDLSLGIRTSFNAEVWQGGAIALPAKLLVDITSRLPEGEITLDDESALTGATSGGEGLIVTLTPKSGHYQVRAMGPEEFPELPVIENTEVLNLTTAALIEGLRGSLFATSSDETKQVLTGVHLTVKQDTLEFAATDGHRLAVVETSNERPLGGTSQLEVTVPARALRELQRMLAHSASSDEPVALHFDQGQVVFAWQNQRLTSRTLEGQYPAYRQLIPRQFERQVTIERRQFVSTLERIAVLADQKNNIVKVSIDSEAQEITLSCEAQDVGSGRESMPAQISGENIEIAFNIKYLMEGLKELPSSEIQMHLNQSLTPVIFTPLGGLKMTYLAMPVQLRS from the coding sequence ATGAAATTAGTTTGCTCGCAAAGCGATCTCAGTACAAACCTCTCACTCGTCAGTCGTGCAGTACCTTCACGACCAACTCATCCAGTACTTGCCAATGTGCTGCTCCAAGCGGATGCTGAAACTAATCAAGTAAGCTTAACAGCTTTCGATCTCAGCTTGGGAATCCGCACCAGCTTTAATGCTGAGGTATGGCAAGGAGGTGCGATCGCACTTCCTGCTAAGTTACTTGTAGATATCACCTCTCGTCTTCCAGAAGGCGAAATCACTTTAGACGATGAATCAGCCCTCACAGGTGCAACATCAGGTGGAGAAGGTTTAATAGTCACACTTACACCTAAGAGTGGACATTACCAAGTCCGAGCAATGGGGCCTGAAGAATTTCCTGAACTTCCTGTAATTGAAAATACCGAAGTCCTCAATCTTACCACTGCGGCATTAATTGAGGGATTACGGGGTTCATTATTTGCTACAAGTAGTGATGAAACTAAGCAAGTACTCACGGGAGTGCATTTAACAGTTAAACAAGATACTTTAGAATTTGCGGCTACCGATGGACATCGCCTAGCAGTGGTAGAAACTAGCAATGAGCGTCCTCTCGGCGGAACTAGTCAACTAGAAGTAACAGTACCAGCTAGAGCATTACGCGAACTCCAACGAATGTTAGCTCATAGTGCCTCATCTGATGAACCTGTAGCTTTACATTTCGATCAAGGTCAAGTTGTTTTTGCATGGCAAAATCAACGCTTGACTAGTCGCACATTAGAAGGGCAATATCCTGCTTATCGACAACTGATTCCGCGTCAATTTGAGCGACAAGTGACAATTGAACGACGACAATTTGTAAGCACTTTAGAGCGGATTGCTGTTCTAGCCGATCAAAAAAATAATATTGTTAAAGTTAGTATTGATAGCGAAGCTCAAGAAATTACTTTATCTTGTGAAGCTCAAGATGTGGGCAGTGGTAGAGAGTCAATGCCAGCACAAATTTCTGGGGAAAACATTGAAATTGCTTTTAACATTAAATATTTGATGGAAGGCTTGAAGGAGTTACCATCTTCCGAAATTCAAATGCATTTAAATCAAAGTCTAACTCCAGTGATTTTTACGCCCTTGGGTGGTTTGAAGATGACATATTTAGCTATGCCCGTGCAACTTAGAAGTTAA
- a CDS encoding 3-deoxy-7-phosphoheptulonate synthase, whose amino-acid sequence MHNKLINSNIDNANIENDRILLTPNEVKSKLPLTQLSEQRVLAYRQEIEDILDFQDRRKFIVVGPCSIHDPKAALEYSERLKALSERVQDNLLLIMRVYFEKPRTTVGWKGLINDPDMDDSFHVENGLLIARDLLLKITELGLPAGTEALDPIIPQYISELITWSAIGARTTESQTHREMASGLSMPVGFKNGTDGNIQVALNALQSALNPHNFLGINQNGQVSVFQTKGNTYGHVILRGGSQPNFDAANVKLVEEKLKQANLPPRIVIDCSHGNTNKDYKLQGAVLENIIQQIVDGNTSIVGMMLESHLYEGSQAITGKQEELKYGISVTDKCIGWEETEKIILAAHEKLK is encoded by the coding sequence ATGCACAACAAATTAATTAACAGTAATATCGACAACGCTAATATCGAGAACGATCGCATTTTATTAACTCCCAATGAAGTAAAATCAAAATTACCTTTAACACAATTATCTGAACAAAGAGTTTTAGCCTATAGGCAGGAAATAGAAGATATCCTGGATTTTCAGGATCGCCGCAAATTTATAGTAGTTGGCCCATGCTCAATCCACGATCCAAAAGCAGCGCTCGAATATTCTGAAAGATTGAAAGCATTGTCCGAGCGAGTTCAGGATAACTTGCTACTAATTATGCGAGTATACTTTGAAAAACCAAGAACAACGGTTGGTTGGAAAGGATTAATTAACGATCCAGATATGGATGATTCTTTCCATGTAGAGAATGGTTTATTAATTGCACGGGATCTGTTATTAAAAATTACAGAATTGGGATTACCTGCTGGCACAGAAGCATTAGATCCAATCATCCCTCAATACATTAGCGAACTCATTACCTGGTCTGCGATTGGGGCGCGCACAACCGAATCACAAACTCACCGCGAAATGGCCAGCGGACTTTCGATGCCTGTGGGTTTCAAAAACGGTACTGACGGCAATATTCAAGTAGCTTTAAATGCTTTACAATCGGCTCTGAACCCGCATAATTTTTTGGGAATTAATCAAAACGGACAGGTTAGCGTCTTTCAAACTAAAGGTAATACCTACGGTCATGTAATTTTGAGGGGTGGTAGTCAGCCTAACTTTGATGCAGCAAATGTCAAACTCGTAGAAGAGAAATTAAAACAGGCAAATTTACCACCCAGAATTGTAATCGACTGTAGTCACGGCAATACCAATAAAGATTATAAATTACAAGGTGCTGTCTTAGAAAACATTATTCAGCAAATAGTGGATGGTAATACGTCAATAGTTGGAATGATGCTGGAATCGCATTTGTATGAAGGTAGTCAAGCAATTACTGGTAAACAAGAAGAATTAAAATATGGTATTTCTGTAACTGACAAATGTATCGGTTGGGAAGAAACCGAAAAAATTATTTTGGCTGCTCACGAAAAACTTAAGTAG
- a CDS encoding alpha-amylase family glycosyl hydrolase, protein MGKPIEFNLFAPYNKGAALIGSFSDWQEIPMKRGDDGYFRTSVELEDGAYKYKFRVQTNSWFFEPEQWVDVTDPCATDIDELSGKDDGVIYIKNGERITDTYVWKYDDKPLPADRELVIYELHVGDFSGGEDDPYARGKYKHVIEKLDYLCELGINAIELMPLKEYPGDYSWGYNPRHFFATESSYGSTAELKKLIDECHARGIRIIIDGIYNHSEASAPLTQIDHDYWYHHEPRDPDNNWGPEFNYEHYDEKLKIHPARKFIGEVIRFWIEEYHLDGIRYDAARQIANYDFMHWIVQEAKNIAGTKPFYNVAEHIPETTSITNVDGPMDGCWHDSFYHCILEHICGDTFDLERLKDVIDCKRQGFLGATNVVNYLTNHDHNHLMVEFGNREIFNEEAFRRAKLGVAILMTAVGVPLIWMGEEFGEYKPKQPESAKIDWTLLGNDLNRSLFESYKGLTNLRKNNHALYTENIDFIHENPEAKVLAYTRWNDEGSRVVVIANFSENFLAGYHVPNFPSAGTWHEWTGNYDVESGDDGIITDLGPYEAKVLVWQ, encoded by the coding sequence ATGGGAAAGCCAATTGAATTTAATTTATTTGCACCTTATAACAAAGGAGCCGCGCTAATTGGTTCTTTTTCTGATTGGCAAGAAATTCCAATGAAAAGAGGTGATGATGGTTATTTTCGCACAAGTGTTGAACTAGAAGACGGCGCTTATAAATATAAATTCCGCGTCCAGACAAACTCATGGTTTTTTGAACCAGAACAATGGGTTGATGTTACAGATCCTTGTGCCACAGATATAGATGAACTGAGTGGAAAAGATGATGGTGTTATCTATATTAAAAATGGCGAAAGGATTACCGATACTTATGTTTGGAAATATGATGATAAACCTTTACCGGCCGATCGCGAATTAGTAATTTATGAATTACACGTCGGTGACTTTTCTGGTGGCGAGGACGATCCTTATGCGCGAGGCAAGTACAAACACGTCATTGAAAAGTTAGATTATTTGTGTGAACTAGGAATCAATGCTATTGAGTTGATGCCACTTAAAGAATATCCTGGTGATTATAGTTGGGGTTATAATCCCCGCCACTTTTTTGCAACAGAATCAAGTTATGGTTCTACTGCTGAGTTGAAAAAATTAATTGATGAGTGTCACGCTAGAGGCATTCGGATAATTATTGACGGTATTTATAACCACTCAGAAGCATCTGCTCCGTTAACACAAATCGACCACGATTATTGGTATCATCATGAACCTCGCGATCCTGATAATAACTGGGGGCCTGAGTTTAATTACGAACATTATGATGAAAAATTAAAGATTCATCCAGCGCGGAAATTTATTGGTGAGGTAATCCGTTTTTGGATTGAGGAATATCACCTTGATGGTATTCGCTATGATGCGGCACGGCAAATTGCTAACTACGATTTCATGCATTGGATTGTTCAGGAAGCTAAAAATATTGCTGGCACGAAGCCTTTTTATAACGTTGCCGAACATATCCCTGAAACTACCAGCATTACCAATGTAGATGGGCCAATGGATGGTTGTTGGCATGACAGTTTTTATCACTGCATTCTAGAACATATCTGCGGTGATACATTTGATTTAGAGCGTCTAAAAGATGTTATTGACTGCAAGCGCCAAGGCTTTTTGGGTGCTACCAATGTAGTAAATTATCTCACTAACCACGACCACAACCACCTTATGGTAGAATTCGGGAACCGTGAGATTTTTAACGAAGAAGCCTTTAGACGGGCTAAATTAGGAGTAGCCATCCTCATGACTGCTGTTGGCGTACCTTTAATTTGGATGGGTGAAGAATTTGGCGAGTACAAACCTAAACAACCTGAATCAGCGAAAATTGATTGGACGCTGTTAGGAAATGATTTAAATCGTAGTTTATTTGAATCATATAAAGGCTTAACTAACCTACGTAAAAATAATCACGCTCTCTACACTGAAAATATTGATTTTATCCACGAAAATCCAGAAGCAAAAGTATTAGCTTATACTCGCTGGAACGATGAAGGTTCTCGTGTCGTCGTCATAGCAAATTTCTCAGAAAACTTTCTAGCTGGCTACCATGTTCCTAACTTTCCTAGTGCTGGTACATGGCATGAGTGGACAGGTAATTATGATGTCGAGTCTGGTGACGATGGCATCATAACTGACTTGGGGCCATACGAAGCTAAAGTATTGGTTTGGCAGTAA
- a CDS encoding tetratricopeptide repeat protein codes for MTQPLNQVKEWEQRRDEANRYYQRGKFQEYLDLATKNLHLARAIPDRAREGYTLNDLGLAHLSCWQPQRALERFHQALSVAVEIGNAPAEATALSNLGSTYSRLGHFSQALGYFDKALPIFRRSQDIQSEVSTLNDVALIYTRLGEPKRALLLQHQILTTRRLLGDFSGEATTLNGIGFAYNVLGKFEQALEFFQAALPIQRAVKNLLAEATTLNNIASIYSDLGKPKQALLLYYQVLLTRRAISDRSGEATTLHNIGFTYSTLAQNRQAMKFYKQAIAIYRQLSDSLGEISTLLNMGSLYATTKRKKMARSCFQNAQDLAEQIEHQPLLKKVQQFIDSL; via the coding sequence ATGACGCAACCTTTAAATCAAGTCAAAGAGTGGGAACAACGTCGTGATGAAGCAAACCGCTACTATCAACGCGGTAAATTTCAAGAGTATCTCGATCTTGCAACCAAGAATTTACACCTTGCTAGAGCAATTCCAGACCGCGCTAGGGAAGGTTATACATTAAATGACCTCGGTTTAGCTCACCTCAGCTGCTGGCAACCTCAAAGAGCATTAGAGCGCTTTCATCAGGCGCTGTCGGTTGCTGTTGAAATTGGCAATGCTCCCGCAGAAGCAACTGCACTCAGCAATCTGGGTTCTACTTACAGCCGTCTTGGACACTTTTCGCAAGCGTTGGGATATTTTGACAAAGCACTGCCTATCTTTAGGCGATCGCAAGATATTCAAAGTGAAGTTTCTACCCTGAATGATGTAGCATTAATCTATACCCGCTTAGGAGAACCAAAACGGGCACTGTTGCTACAGCACCAAATTTTGACGACGCGGCGATTGTTAGGTGACTTTTCTGGTGAAGCAACAACACTTAATGGTATTGGGTTTGCTTACAATGTCTTAGGCAAGTTTGAGCAGGCTTTAGAATTTTTTCAAGCAGCACTTCCAATTCAACGAGCTGTCAAGAATTTGCTTGCGGAAGCAACCACTTTAAATAATATTGCCTCAATCTATAGTGATTTAGGAAAACCCAAACAAGCGCTATTACTCTACTATCAGGTTCTTTTGACACGTCGAGCAATTAGCGATCGCTCTGGTGAGGCCACAACCCTTCACAACATTGGTTTTACCTACAGTACCCTGGCACAGAATCGCCAAGCAATGAAATTCTATAAACAAGCTATTGCAATTTATCGACAACTGAGCGATTCTCTGGGAGAAATTTCAACTTTACTGAATATGGGAAGCCTTTACGCTACAACCAAACGTAAAAAAATGGCGAGATCGTGCTTCCAAAATGCCCAAGATTTAGCAGAGCAAATCGAACATCAGCCACTCCTAAAAAAAGTACAGCAGTTTATAGATTCACTCTAG
- a CDS encoding WD40 repeat domain-containing protein, giving the protein MGKIAIKLASKSAEFQNLFLGQFPEQQLKAGNSEKYYQTLTDFEFISLKIQYPQFGVETLIRDYYLIDAPEILDSLEQQEKLDPEQVKHLKLIQRTLQLSAHVLNQDPNQLVGQLWGRLQSFPEPEIQKILADAVQSKSEIPRLQPITASLTSPGGNLVRILTGHNDSVNAVVITPDGQTAVSASSDNTLKLWDLETGKEISTLRGHNDSVNAVVITPDGQTAVSASSDNTLKLWDLETGEEISTLRGHKDSVTAVVITPNGQTAISVSNSLELWTLKLWDLETGEEISTLRGHKDSVNGVAITPDGKTAVSASSDNTLKLWNLETARDFSSLRGRLKQLKLWDLETKREISTLSGHKDSVNAVVITPDGQTAVSASSDNTLKVWNLKTGKEISTLSGHNDSVNAVVITPDGQTVVSGSSDNTLKLWNLKTGREISTLKGHNNPVTAVAITPDGQTVVSVSNNLKLWNLNTGKEISTLRGHNDLVNAVAIAPDGQTVVSASSDNTLKLWTLKLWTLKLWNVETRREIFTLRDHRGSVNTVAITPDGKKAVSASNNLKLWNLNTGWQTSTLRGHNNSVNAVVITPDSQTAVSASSDNTLKLWNLETGKEISTLRGHNDSVNAVAITPDGQTAVSASSDNTLKLWDLETGKEISTLRGHKDSVNAVAIAPDGQTVVSASSDNTLKLWDLETGKEISTLRGHNDSVNAVAMPPAGKANAPDGKTAVSASDDKTLKLWDLETATEISTLRGHNHWVRGVAIAPDGQKAVSASADHTLKLWDLHTAKEISTFTGESYIYCCAISPDGLTIAAGESSGRVHFLRLEGGSENE; this is encoded by the coding sequence ATGGGAAAAATTGCCATTAAATTAGCATCAAAATCAGCAGAATTTCAAAATTTGTTCTTGGGACAATTTCCTGAACAACAATTAAAAGCGGGTAATTCAGAAAAATATTATCAAACTCTCACAGATTTTGAATTTATTTCTCTGAAAATTCAATATCCTCAATTTGGAGTAGAAACCCTGATTAGAGATTATTATTTAATTGATGCTCCAGAGATATTAGATAGCTTAGAGCAACAAGAGAAACTAGACCCAGAACAAGTCAAACACCTCAAATTAATTCAACGTACCCTACAGTTATCAGCCCATGTTTTGAATCAAGACCCAAATCAATTAGTAGGACAATTATGGGGAAGATTGCAGAGTTTTCCTGAGCCAGAAATTCAGAAAATATTGGCAGATGCAGTACAAAGTAAAAGTGAAATTCCTCGACTTCAACCGATCACAGCCAGTTTAACTTCTCCGGGTGGAAACCTAGTGCGTATTCTGACTGGTCATAACGACTCGGTAAATGCAGTAGTCATTACTCCAGATGGTCAAACAGCAGTTTCTGCTTCTAGTGACAACACCCTGAAACTGTGGGATTTGGAGACTGGAAAGGAAATCTCTACTCTGAGAGGTCATAACGACTCAGTAAATGCAGTAGTCATTACTCCAGATGGTCAAACAGCAGTTTCTGCTTCTAGTGACAACACCCTGAAACTGTGGGATTTGGAGACTGGAGAGGAAATCTCTACCCTGAGAGGTCATAAAGACTCAGTAACAGCAGTAGTCATTACTCCAAATGGTCAAACAGCAATTTCTGTTTCTAATAGCTTGGAACTGTGGACTTTGAAACTGTGGGATTTGGAGACTGGAGAGGAAATCTCTACCCTGAGAGGTCATAAAGACTCGGTAAATGGAGTAGCCATTACCCCAGATGGCAAAACAGCAGTTTCTGCTTCTAGTGACAACACCCTGAAACTGTGGAATTTGGAGACAGCAAGAGATTTCTCTTCCCTGAGAGGTCGTCTGAAACAGTTAAAACTGTGGGATTTGGAGACGAAAAGGGAAATCTCTACCCTGAGCGGTCATAAAGACTCGGTAAATGCAGTAGTCATTACTCCAGATGGTCAAACAGCAGTTTCTGCTTCTAGTGACAACACCCTGAAAGTGTGGAATTTGAAGACAGGAAAGGAAATCTCTACCCTGAGCGGTCATAACGACTCGGTAAATGCAGTAGTCATTACCCCAGATGGCCAAACAGTCGTTTCTGGTTCTAGTGACAACACCCTGAAACTGTGGAATTTGAAGACGGGAAGGGAAATCTCTACCCTGAAAGGTCATAACAACCCGGTAACAGCAGTAGCCATTACCCCAGATGGTCAAACAGTCGTTTCTGTTTCTAATAACCTGAAACTGTGGAATTTGAATACAGGAAAGGAAATCTCTACCCTGAGAGGTCATAACGACTTGGTAAATGCAGTAGCGATCGCCCCAGATGGTCAAACAGTCGTTTCTGCTTCTAGTGACAACACCCTGAAACTGTGGACTCTGAAATTGTGGACTCTGAAACTGTGGAATGTGGAGACGAGAAGGGAAATCTTTACCCTGAGAGATCATAGAGGTTCAGTAAATACAGTAGCCATAACCCCAGATGGAAAAAAGGCAGTTTCTGCTTCTAATAACCTGAAATTGTGGAATTTGAATACAGGATGGCAAACCTCTACCCTGAGAGGTCATAACAACTCGGTAAATGCAGTAGTCATTACCCCAGATAGTCAAACAGCAGTTTCTGCTTCTAGTGACAACACCCTGAAACTGTGGAATTTGGAGACAGGAAAGGAAATCTCTACCCTCAGAGGTCATAACGATTCAGTAAATGCAGTAGCCATTACCCCAGATGGCCAAACAGCAGTTTCTGCTTCTAGTGACAACACCCTGAAACTGTGGGATTTGGAGACAGGAAAGGAAATCTCTACCCTCAGAGGTCATAAAGACTCAGTAAATGCAGTAGCGATCGCCCCAGATGGCCAAACAGTGGTTTCTGCTTCTAGTGACAACACCCTGAAACTGTGGGATTTGGAGACAGGAAAGGAAATTTCTACCCTCAGAGGTCATAACGACTCAGTAAATGCAGTAGCGATGCCTCCGGCGGGCAAAGCCAACGCCCCAGATGGAAAAACCGCCGTTTCTGCTTCAGATGACAAGACCTTAAAACTGTGGGATTTAGAGACAGCAACAGAAATCTCTACCCTGAGAGGTCATAATCACTGGGTAAGAGGAGTAGCGATCGCCCCAGATGGTCAAAAAGCCGTTTCTGCTTCTGCTGACCACACCCTGAAATTGTGGGATTTACACACAGCAAAGGAAATCTCTACTTTTACTGGTGAAAGTTATATATATTGCTGTGCTATTTCCCCAGATGGATTGACAATTGCAGCAGGTGAAAGTTCAGGGCGGGTTCATTTTCTCCGTTTAGAAGGGGGTTCAGAAAATGAATAA